The following are encoded together in the Pseudomonas sp. IB20 genome:
- a CDS encoding uroporphyrinogen-III synthase — translation MTDWRVLLTRPAEESLALAATLSDAGIFSSSLPLLGIEALPVTAEQQAVFRDLGRYNAVIVVSKPAARLALQLLDQPWPQLPWFSVGAATAQVLANHGLTVHYPPSGDDSEALLALPALREAIAQPNARVLILRGEGGRGLLAERLREQGASVDYLELYRRFLPAYDPGALMQRIQLERLNGVVVSSGQGFLHLQALAGEDWPEVAQLPLFVPSPRVYEMARAAGAEKVVDCRGASAAALLVALRSCAI, via the coding sequence GTGACCGACTGGCGTGTGCTGCTGACGCGGCCTGCCGAGGAGTCGTTGGCCCTGGCCGCGACGTTGTCCGACGCCGGTATTTTCAGCAGCAGCCTGCCATTGCTGGGCATCGAAGCCTTGCCGGTAACGGCTGAGCAGCAGGCGGTTTTTCGTGACCTGGGCCGTTATAACGCGGTCATTGTGGTCAGCAAACCGGCTGCGCGACTGGCCTTGCAACTGTTGGATCAGCCCTGGCCGCAGTTGCCGTGGTTCAGCGTCGGCGCGGCCACCGCGCAGGTACTGGCCAACCACGGCCTGACTGTTCACTACCCGCCAAGCGGCGACGACAGCGAGGCCTTGCTTGCATTGCCGGCCTTGCGCGAGGCTATTGCACAGCCAAATGCCCGAGTGCTGATCTTGCGTGGCGAGGGTGGGCGGGGGCTGCTGGCTGAGCGTTTACGCGAGCAAGGTGCTAGTGTCGACTATCTGGAGTTGTATCGTCGTTTCCTTCCGGCTTACGACCCGGGGGCGTTGATGCAACGCATCCAGTTGGAACGCTTGAACGGCGTGGTGGTCAGCAGTGGGCAGGGTTTTTTGCACCTGCAAGCCTTGGCTGGCGAAGATTGGCCTGAGGTAGCGCAGCTGCCGTTGTTCGTGCCCAGCCCGCGGGTCTATGAAATGGCGCGGGCCGCTGGCGCAGAAAAAGTTGTGGATTGTCGCGGCGCGAGTGCCGCGGCTTTGTTAGTGGCGTTGCGCAGCTGTGCCATATAA
- the hemC gene encoding hydroxymethylbilane synthase, giving the protein MSSREIRIATRKSALALWQAEYVKARLEQAHPGLKVSLVPMVSRGDKLLDSPLSKIGGKGLFVKELETALLENEADIAVHSMKDVPMDFPEGLGLYCICEREDPRDAFVSNTYASLEELPLGSIVGTSSLRRQAQLLTRRPDLQIRFLRGNVNTRLAKLDAGEYDAIILAAAGLIRLGFEDRITSAISVEDSLPAGGQGAVGIECRTADSEIHALLKPLDHQDTEVRVTAERALNKHLNGGCQVPIACYAVLEGENLWLRGLVGDPAGGTLLTAEVRGPQRDATALGIQVAEELLEKGAGAILQKVYGEAGPQ; this is encoded by the coding sequence ATGTCCTCTCGCGAAATCCGCATCGCCACCCGTAAAAGCGCCTTGGCCTTGTGGCAGGCCGAATACGTCAAAGCCCGTCTTGAGCAGGCCCATCCGGGGCTGAAAGTATCCCTGGTGCCCATGGTCAGTCGCGGCGACAAGCTGCTGGACTCGCCATTGTCGAAGATCGGCGGCAAGGGCTTGTTCGTCAAAGAACTGGAAACCGCGCTGCTGGAAAACGAAGCCGACATCGCCGTGCATTCGATGAAAGACGTGCCGATGGACTTCCCCGAAGGCCTGGGCCTGTATTGCATCTGCGAGCGCGAAGACCCGCGCGACGCCTTTGTTTCCAACACCTACGCATCGCTGGAAGAACTGCCCCTGGGCAGCATCGTCGGCACCTCGAGCCTGCGTCGCCAGGCGCAGTTGCTGACCCGGCGCCCGGACCTGCAAATCCGTTTTCTGCGCGGCAACGTCAACACCCGCCTGGCCAAGCTGGATGCCGGTGAATATGACGCGATTATCCTCGCGGCGGCCGGTTTGATTCGCCTGGGTTTCGAAGACCGTATCACCTCGGCCATCAGCGTCGAAGACAGCTTGCCTGCCGGTGGCCAGGGCGCAGTGGGCATCGAGTGCCGCACTGCCGACAGCGAAATTCACGCCCTGCTCAAACCCCTGGATCATCAAGACACCGAAGTCCGTGTGACGGCCGAGCGCGCCCTGAACAAACACCTCAACGGTGGCTGCCAGGTGCCGATCGCCTGCTACGCCGTGCTGGAAGGCGAAAACCTTTGGTTGCGCGGCTTGGTAGGTGACCCGGCAGGTGGCACGCTGCTCACCGCCGAGGTGCGCGGGCCGCAACGCGATGCCACCGCATTGGGTATCCAGGTGGCAGAAGAGCTGCTGGAGAAGGGCGCTGGCGCCATTCTGCAGAAAGTCTACGGCGAGGCCGGCCCGCAGTGA
- a CDS encoding uroporphyrinogen-III C-methyltransferase translates to MSETALPKDEAQPALDVPVESPVSAPRRGNGLAIVALLLGAAGVAAGGWGIWQVRALQASSQQQLGQVQTLDDQSQALKQSQQQLAARLAQLPAADELEERRRLVAQLQGDQQRLSQRLETVLGASRQDWRLAEAEHLIRLASLRLSALQDINSAQSLVQGADEILREQSDPGSYAAREQLAKSLAALRSTEQPDRTGLYLQLAALRDQVVQLAAIAPQYQLTEPASQGRPTTDTQSRWSEWWEQISRYFRIDFNPDDNIRPLLAGQGLNQVRLALSLALEQAQWAALNGETAVYSRSLGEARSVLQDNFNQDNPQSKAMLARIAELEPKAVSVVTPDLAASLAAVQAYLERRHLSADEAKASAGTPATKE, encoded by the coding sequence GTGAGCGAAACAGCCTTGCCTAAAGATGAAGCCCAACCCGCACTTGATGTGCCGGTTGAGTCACCGGTCAGCGCGCCACGCCGTGGCAATGGTCTGGCAATCGTAGCCCTGTTGCTTGGCGCCGCAGGTGTTGCCGCCGGCGGTTGGGGCATCTGGCAGGTCCGCGCCCTGCAAGCCAGCAGCCAGCAACAGCTGGGCCAGGTGCAGACCCTCGATGACCAATCCCAGGCGCTCAAGCAGAGCCAACAACAGCTGGCCGCTCGTTTGGCACAGTTGCCCGCAGCGGATGAGCTGGAGGAGCGTCGCCGTCTGGTCGCCCAGTTGCAGGGTGATCAGCAGCGCTTGAGCCAGCGCTTGGAAACCGTGCTGGGTGCCAGCCGCCAGGACTGGCGGCTGGCCGAGGCCGAGCACCTGATCCGCCTGGCCAGCTTGCGTCTTTCCGCACTTCAAGACATCAACAGTGCTCAGTCGCTAGTCCAGGGCGCCGACGAAATTCTGCGCGAGCAGAGCGACCCAGGTTCCTATGCCGCGCGTGAGCAGTTGGCCAAGAGCCTCGCCGCGCTGCGCAGCACCGAGCAGCCGGACCGCACCGGCCTGTACCTGCAACTGGCGGCACTGCGTGATCAGGTCGTGCAACTGGCGGCCATTGCCCCGCAATACCAGCTCACCGAACCGGCCTCCCAAGGGCGCCCAACCACCGATACGCAAAGCCGCTGGAGTGAATGGTGGGAGCAGATCTCTCGCTACTTCCGCATCGACTTCAACCCTGACGACAACATTCGTCCGTTGCTTGCCGGCCAGGGCCTGAACCAAGTGCGCCTGGCCTTGAGCCTGGCCCTTGAGCAAGCGCAATGGGCCGCGCTCAACGGTGAAACGGCGGTGTACAGCCGCTCCCTGGGTGAGGCGCGCAGCGTGCTGCAAGACAACTTCAACCAGGACAACCCGCAGAGCAAGGCGATGCTGGCGCGGATTGCCGAGCTTGAGCCCAAGGCCGTCTCTGTGGTCACGCCGGACCTGGCTGCAAGCCTGGCCGCCGTGCAGGCCTATCTTGAACGCCGTCATCTGTCTGCCGATGAAGCCAAGGCGTCGGCGGGCACGCCGGCGACCAAGGAGTAG